A genomic segment from Dechloromonas denitrificans encodes:
- the pdxA gene encoding 4-hydroxythreonine-4-phosphate dehydrogenase PdxA — protein MRPLIAVTSGEPAGIGPELCLRLAAYAGEAHPVVLGDRSLLEARAQALGLEIELRDFQPGVAVDRSKTSIVNGRPTLDVLHLPLARPSVAGQLDAANGAYVLALLDRALAGCQSGEFAAMATAPVHKGVINEAGVHFTGHTEYLAEKTATPLVVMMLAGNTERGPLRVALVTTHLPLKDVSAAITPDILEKTLRILDADLRRKYALARPRILVAGLNPHAGEGGYLGREEIDVISPVLERLKAEGMALSGPYPADTMFTPPILAQGDAVLAMYHDQGLTALKYATFGQGINVTLGLPIIRTSVDHGTALELAGSGRADPGSLFEAVAEAARMAVKQ, from the coding sequence ATGCGTCCGCTGATTGCGGTGACCAGCGGCGAACCGGCGGGCATCGGGCCTGAACTGTGTTTGCGGCTGGCCGCTTATGCCGGTGAGGCACATCCGGTGGTGCTCGGCGACCGCAGTTTGCTTGAAGCGCGCGCCCAGGCGCTTGGTCTGGAGATCGAATTGCGTGATTTTCAGCCCGGTGTCGCGGTCGACCGCAGCAAAACCTCCATTGTCAACGGCCGGCCGACGCTGGATGTCCTGCACCTGCCGCTGGCCCGTCCATCGGTTGCCGGTCAGCTCGATGCGGCCAATGGCGCTTACGTGCTGGCCCTGCTCGACCGGGCGCTGGCCGGTTGCCAGTCGGGCGAGTTCGCCGCGATGGCGACGGCGCCGGTGCACAAGGGCGTGATCAACGAGGCCGGCGTGCATTTCACCGGTCACACCGAATATCTCGCCGAAAAGACGGCGACGCCGCTGGTCGTCATGATGCTGGCCGGCAATACCGAGCGGGGGCCCCTGCGCGTTGCGCTGGTCACGACGCACTTGCCGCTCAAGGATGTTTCGGCGGCGATCACGCCGGACATTCTGGAAAAAACGCTGCGCATCCTTGATGCCGACCTGCGCCGCAAATACGCTCTGGCCCGGCCGCGCATCCTCGTCGCCGGCCTGAATCCGCATGCTGGTGAAGGCGGCTATCTCGGTCGCGAGGAAATCGATGTGATCAGCCCGGTGCTTGAGCGCCTGAAGGCTGAAGGCATGGCGCTGAGCGGCCCCTATCCGGCCGATACGATGTTCACCCCGCCCATCCTGGCGCAGGGCGATGCCGTGCTGGCGATGTATCACGACCAGGGCCTGACGGCGCTTAAATACGCGACCTTCGGCCAGGGCATCAATGTCACGCTGGGTTTGCCGATTATCCGTACCTCGGTCGACCACGGCACAGCCCTTGAATTGGCCGGCAGCGGCCGGGCCGATCCCGGTAGTCTGTTTGAAGCGGTCGCCGAAGCGGCCAGAATGGCGGTAAAACAATGA
- a CDS encoding M3 family metallopeptidase has product MTTTNPLLDFSDLPRFDLVQPEHVKPAIESLLTAGRELIERLTSDATPATWRDFAGALSDGLEPFGRAWGVVGHLHSVNDVPAWREAYNEMLPEVSRFYAELGQNLKLFDKYKALRSSPEYATLSIEQKKVVDNEVRDFRLSGAELPEDQKPRFQAIMEELSQLSAKFSENVLDATNAFAEVITDPALLAGLPDDAIEAAKAAAEKAGVEGWRFSLQAPSYGPVMQYADNRELRARLYRASATRAAEFHDGSSKPEWDNTPVINRMLALRLEDAKMLGFNNFAEVSLAPKMADTPAQVLAFLRELAAKAKPFAEKDIAELKAFAKDELGLDDFQPWDAAYVSEKLLQARYAFSEHEVKQYFTEPKVLGGLFNVIESLFNVKVKPDTAPVWHEDVKFFRLETSTGELVGQFYLDLYARETKRGGAWMDEARSRRRTTTGIQKPIAYLNCNFPRPVGDKPATFTHDDVITLFHETGHGLHHLLTRGEELGVSGIHGVEWDAVELPSQFMENYCWEWQVVEGMTAHVDTGATLPRALFDKMLAAKNFQSGMMAVRQIEFSLFDMQLHSEFDPQGTSTVMDLLHAVRDEVAVLVPPAWHRFPNAFSHIFGGGYGAGYFSYKWAEVLSADAYAAFEEAGDPFDATTGKRFLDEILSAGGSRPAIESFKAFRGREPSVDALLRHSGMVAA; this is encoded by the coding sequence ATGACTACGACCAATCCCCTGCTCGATTTCTCCGACCTGCCCCGTTTCGATCTGGTGCAGCCCGAACATGTCAAACCGGCCATCGAATCGCTGTTGACCGCGGGACGCGAGTTGATTGAACGCCTGACCAGCGACGCAACGCCGGCGACCTGGCGCGACTTCGCCGGTGCATTGTCCGACGGGCTGGAGCCATTTGGCCGTGCCTGGGGCGTTGTCGGTCATCTGCATTCGGTCAATGACGTGCCGGCCTGGCGCGAGGCTTACAACGAGATGCTGCCGGAAGTGTCGCGTTTCTACGCCGAACTCGGCCAGAACCTCAAGCTGTTCGACAAGTACAAGGCGCTGCGCAGCAGCCCGGAATACGCCACGCTGAGCATCGAGCAAAAGAAAGTGGTCGATAACGAAGTGCGCGATTTCCGCCTCAGCGGCGCCGAACTGCCGGAAGACCAGAAACCACGCTTCCAGGCGATCATGGAAGAGCTTTCACAGCTTTCCGCCAAGTTTTCCGAGAACGTCCTCGACGCGACCAATGCCTTTGCCGAAGTGATCACCGACCCAGCCCTGCTCGCCGGCCTGCCGGACGATGCGATCGAGGCGGCCAAGGCTGCGGCTGAAAAGGCCGGCGTCGAAGGCTGGCGTTTCAGTCTGCAGGCGCCGTCCTACGGCCCGGTCATGCAATACGCCGACAACCGCGAGCTGCGCGCCCGGCTGTATCGCGCCTCGGCCACCCGCGCCGCCGAATTCCACGATGGCAGCAGTAAGCCGGAATGGGACAACACGCCGGTCATCAACCGCATGCTGGCCCTGCGCCTCGAAGACGCGAAGATGCTTGGCTTCAATAATTTCGCCGAAGTCTCGCTGGCCCCGAAAATGGCCGACACGCCGGCCCAGGTGCTCGCCTTCCTGCGCGAGCTGGCAGCCAAGGCCAAGCCGTTTGCCGAGAAGGACATTGCCGAATTGAAGGCCTTTGCCAAGGACGAGCTGGGTCTGGACGACTTCCAGCCGTGGGATGCGGCCTACGTTTCAGAGAAGTTGCTGCAGGCGCGTTATGCCTTCTCCGAACACGAAGTGAAGCAGTACTTCACCGAGCCCAAGGTGCTCGGCGGCCTGTTCAACGTCATCGAAAGCCTGTTCAACGTCAAGGTCAAGCCGGATACGGCACCAGTCTGGCATGAGGACGTCAAATTCTTCCGTCTGGAGACGTCGACCGGGGAACTCGTCGGCCAGTTCTACCTCGACCTCTACGCCCGCGAAACCAAGCGCGGCGGCGCCTGGATGGACGAAGCCCGTTCGCGTCGCCGGACGACGACCGGCATCCAGAAGCCGATTGCCTATCTCAACTGCAACTTCCCGCGCCCGGTCGGCGACAAGCCGGCCACCTTCACGCACGACGACGTGATCACGCTGTTCCACGAAACCGGCCACGGCCTGCACCACCTGCTGACGCGCGGCGAAGAACTCGGTGTTTCCGGTATCCACGGCGTCGAATGGGATGCCGTCGAGCTGCCTTCGCAGTTCATGGAAAACTATTGCTGGGAATGGCAGGTCGTCGAAGGCATGACCGCCCACGTCGATACCGGTGCGACGCTGCCGCGCGCGCTGTTCGACAAGATGCTGGCCGCCAAGAATTTCCAGAGCGGCATGATGGCCGTGCGCCAGATCGAGTTCTCCTTGTTCGACATGCAACTGCATTCGGAATTCGACCCGCAGGGCACGTCGACCGTGATGGACCTGCTGCACGCCGTACGCGACGAAGTCGCCGTGCTTGTGCCGCCGGCCTGGCATCGTTTCCCGAATGCTTTCTCGCACATTTTTGGCGGCGGCTACGGAGCCGGCTATTTCAGCTACAAGTGGGCGGAAGTCCTCTCGGCCGATGCCTACGCGGCCTTCGAAGAAGCGGGCGATCCATTCGATGCCACCACCGGCAAGCGCTTTCTCGACGAAATCCTCTCGGCGGGCGGTTCGCGTCCGGCGATCGAATCCTTCAAGGCATTCCGCGGCCGTGAACCCAGTGTCGATGCCTTGCTGCGTCACAGCGGCATGGTTGCCGCCTGA
- a CDS encoding phosphoribosylaminoimidazolesuccinocarboxamide synthase, whose amino-acid sequence MTAPLFESTITSLPLINKGKVRDIYAVDADKLLIITTDRLSAFDVILPDPIPRKGEVLQAVANFWFEKLGHIVPNQLTGIDPESVVAENERDQVRGRAVVVKRLKPLPIEAVVRGYVIGSGWKDYQETGAICGIALPAGLKMAQKLPSPIFTPATKAAVGDHDENVSFATAQAHCGADLAEALAGTGKNGAQLADEARLAAIRLYEEACAYAKGRGIIIADTKFEFGIDAAGTLHLIDEALTPDSSRFWPADQYEEGKNPPSYDKQYVRDYLETLDWGKVAPGPKLPADVIARTSAKYIEAYERLTGKTL is encoded by the coding sequence GTGACCGCACCCCTTTTCGAATCCACCATCACCAGCCTGCCGCTGATCAATAAAGGCAAGGTCCGCGACATTTACGCGGTCGACGCCGACAAGCTGCTGATTATCACCACCGACCGCCTGTCGGCCTTCGACGTCATCCTGCCGGACCCGATTCCGCGCAAGGGCGAAGTGCTGCAAGCCGTGGCCAACTTCTGGTTCGAGAAACTCGGCCACATCGTACCGAACCAGCTGACCGGCATCGATCCCGAATCCGTCGTCGCCGAGAACGAACGCGACCAGGTGCGCGGCCGTGCCGTCGTCGTCAAGCGCCTCAAGCCGCTGCCGATCGAAGCCGTCGTGCGCGGCTACGTCATCGGTTCCGGCTGGAAGGATTACCAGGAAACCGGCGCGATCTGCGGCATCGCGCTGCCGGCCGGCCTGAAAATGGCCCAGAAGCTGCCCTCCCCGATCTTCACGCCGGCCACCAAGGCTGCCGTTGGCGATCATGACGAAAACGTCTCCTTCGCCACCGCCCAGGCCCATTGCGGTGCTGACCTGGCCGAAGCACTGGCCGGCACCGGCAAGAACGGCGCACAACTGGCCGACGAAGCCCGCCTCGCCGCTATCCGCCTCTACGAAGAAGCCTGCGCCTACGCCAAGGGCCGCGGCATCATCATCGCCGACACCAAGTTCGAATTCGGCATCGACGCGGCCGGCACCCTGCACCTGATCGACGAAGCCCTGACCCCGGACTCCTCGCGCTTCTGGCCGGCCGACCAGTACGAAGAAGGCAAGAACCCGCCGTCCTACGACAAGCAGTACGTCCGCGACTACCTGGAAACGCTCGACTGGGGCAAGGTTGCCCCCGGCCCGAAACTGCCGGCCGATGTCATTGCGCGAACCAGCGCAAAATACATCGAGGCGTACGAACGCCTGACCGGAAAAACTCTCTAA
- the rsmA gene encoding 16S rRNA (adenine(1518)-N(6)/adenine(1519)-N(6))-dimethyltransferase RsmA, with product MKEHVARKRFGQNFLVDQGIIGAIVSAVNPQRGDTLVEIGPGLGAITRPLLDRIDHLHVVEIDRDLIARLKKQYPPARMTIHAGDALAFDFASIGTKLHLVGNLPYNISTPLLFHLAEYAEIVYDMHFMLQKEVVERMVAVPGESDFGRMSVMLQYRFHLEWLIDVPPESFDPPPKVQSAVVRLIPKDVAELHAKSHTKLSHVVLAAFSQRRKMLRNTLKGTLDDAGFAALEIDPTRRPEDLSVDDYVRIANYLT from the coding sequence ATGAAAGAACACGTCGCGCGCAAGCGTTTTGGGCAAAATTTCCTGGTCGACCAGGGGATTATTGGCGCCATTGTCTCGGCGGTGAATCCGCAACGCGGCGATACGCTGGTCGAAATCGGTCCCGGCCTGGGGGCGATTACCCGGCCGCTGCTCGACCGGATCGACCATCTGCATGTTGTCGAAATCGACCGCGACCTGATCGCGCGCCTGAAAAAACAGTATCCGCCGGCGCGCATGACGATCCATGCCGGCGATGCGCTGGCCTTCGATTTCGCCAGCATCGGCACCAAGTTGCATCTGGTCGGCAACCTGCCGTACAACATCTCGACGCCGCTGCTTTTCCATCTGGCCGAGTATGCCGAGATCGTCTACGACATGCATTTCATGCTCCAGAAGGAAGTCGTCGAGCGCATGGTGGCTGTGCCGGGTGAGTCCGATTTCGGCCGGATGTCGGTCATGCTGCAATATCGCTTCCATCTCGAATGGCTGATCGATGTGCCGCCGGAAAGCTTCGATCCGCCGCCCAAGGTGCAATCCGCCGTCGTTCGGCTGATTCCGAAGGATGTGGCCGAATTGCATGCCAAGAGCCACACCAAGCTTTCGCATGTTGTGCTTGCCGCCTTCTCGCAGCGCCGCAAGATGCTGCGCAATACGCTCAAGGGAACGCTCGATGATGCCGGCTTTGCCGCGCTGGAGATCGATCCGACCCGGCGTCCGGAAGACCTCTCGGTCGATGACTACGTGCGCATCGCCAATTACCTGACGTAA
- a CDS encoding IS1182 family transposase translates to MLKPVYPAQTELEMVTLEQLVPKDHLLRLLDQHIRFDFIREATQHLYCENNGRPAIDPVVLFKMLFIGYLFGIRSERRLVKEIEVNVAYRWFLGFRLTDKVPDASTLSQNRRRRFVGTDIEQRIFDGIVEQAIEHKLIGGRVLYTDSTHLKANANKRHFEVHQVEQTPAAYLAELDAAIETDRAAAGKKPLKRDDDDSTPPMKEVKVSTVDPDAGFMARDNKPTGFFYLDHRTVDGVHALIVDTHVTPGNVHDSQPYLARLDRVMERFDLAVGAVGLDAGYFTPQVCKGILERALFGVMGYKRPTHRDGYFYKRDYLYDAVQDCYRCPAGEVLPYRTTNRLGYREYASNPARCADCGVRGQCTQSRNHQKLVTRHLWEGFKEAINANRLSDLGKRLYARRKETVERSFADAKELHGHRYARFRGLAKVQAQCLLSAACQNMKKMALLLARKAAALLAKILARTRFAAPFARHLWQIGVPNLNFRIRLASA, encoded by the coding sequence ATGCTCAAGCCTGTCTACCCCGCCCAAACGGAACTGGAGATGGTGACGTTGGAGCAATTGGTCCCGAAAGACCACTTGCTCCGGCTGCTCGACCAGCACATCCGGTTTGATTTCATTCGTGAAGCGACCCAGCACCTGTATTGCGAGAACAATGGCCGACCAGCGATTGATCCGGTGGTGTTGTTCAAGATGTTGTTCATTGGCTACTTGTTCGGGATTCGCTCCGAGCGACGGCTGGTGAAGGAAATAGAGGTCAATGTGGCTTACCGCTGGTTTCTCGGCTTTCGACTGACGGACAAAGTGCCGGATGCCTCGACGCTGTCGCAGAATCGGCGTCGCCGCTTTGTCGGGACGGACATTGAGCAACGCATCTTCGACGGGATTGTCGAGCAAGCCATTGAGCATAAGCTGATTGGCGGGCGGGTGCTTTACACGGACAGCACGCATCTGAAGGCGAATGCCAACAAACGGCATTTTGAGGTGCATCAGGTCGAGCAAACCCCTGCGGCCTACCTGGCCGAACTGGATGCAGCCATCGAAACGGACCGAGCCGCCGCGGGCAAGAAGCCGCTCAAGCGTGATGACGATGATTCGACACCGCCGATGAAGGAGGTCAAGGTCAGCACGGTCGATCCCGACGCAGGTTTCATGGCCCGCGACAACAAGCCGACCGGCTTCTTTTATCTGGATCACCGGACTGTCGATGGCGTGCATGCTTTGATCGTCGATACCCATGTCACGCCGGGCAATGTCCATGACAGCCAGCCCTACCTTGCCCGCCTGGATCGGGTCATGGAGCGCTTTGATCTGGCCGTGGGCGCCGTCGGGCTGGATGCCGGGTATTTCACCCCGCAAGTCTGCAAGGGCATTCTCGAGCGGGCACTGTTCGGGGTGATGGGCTACAAGCGACCCACACACCGCGATGGCTATTTCTACAAACGGGACTATCTCTACGATGCGGTCCAGGACTGCTACCGCTGCCCGGCCGGGGAGGTTCTACCGTACCGGACGACCAACCGGCTGGGTTATCGCGAATACGCCTCGAACCCGGCGCGGTGTGCCGATTGCGGCGTGCGCGGGCAATGCACGCAGAGCCGGAACCATCAGAAGCTCGTGACCCGGCATCTCTGGGAAGGTTTCAAGGAAGCGATCAACGCCAATCGCCTGAGCGACCTGGGCAAACGGCTGTACGCCCGGCGCAAGGAAACGGTGGAGCGCAGTTTTGCCGATGCCAAGGAGTTGCACGGCCACCGTTACGCCCGTTTCCGTGGCTTGGCCAAGGTGCAAGCGCAGTGCCTGCTCTCGGCGGCCTGTCAGAACATGAAGAAGATGGCCCTGTTGCTGGCCCGCAAGGCGGCAGCCTTATTGGCCAAAATCCTCGCACGAACCCGTTTTGCCGCCCCATTCGCCCGCCATCTTTGGCAGATCGGGGTTCCTAACCTGAATTTCAGAATCCGCCTCGCTTCGGCTTGA
- the xth gene encoding exodeoxyribonuclease III translates to MKIAAWNVNSLKVRLPHLLDWLASAQPDALCLQELKLEDHNFPRAEIEAAGYHVAFSGQKTYNGVALLARQPIEDVLIGNPHFPDEQKRLITGTVGGARIVCAYMPNGQAVGSDKYDYKLRWLDALAVWLAEELAAHPQLALCGDYNIAPDDRDVHDPARWADGILVSPPERAAFQRLLDLGLSDSFRLFEQPEKTFSWWDYRMLGFQKNLGLRIDHILLSKPLAKRCTAAGVDRAPRKLERPSDHAPVWATLG, encoded by the coding sequence ATGAAAATCGCTGCCTGGAACGTCAATTCACTCAAGGTTCGCCTGCCCCATCTGCTCGACTGGCTCGCCTCGGCCCAGCCGGACGCGCTGTGCCTGCAGGAACTCAAGCTTGAAGACCACAATTTCCCGCGCGCCGAGATCGAGGCGGCCGGTTATCACGTCGCCTTTTCCGGGCAGAAGACCTACAACGGTGTCGCCCTGCTCGCCCGCCAGCCGATTGAAGACGTACTGATCGGCAATCCACACTTCCCGGACGAACAGAAACGCCTGATCACCGGCACGGTCGGCGGCGCACGCATCGTCTGCGCCTACATGCCGAATGGCCAGGCGGTCGGCAGCGACAAGTACGACTACAAACTGCGCTGGCTCGATGCGCTGGCGGTCTGGCTAGCCGAAGAACTGGCGGCGCATCCGCAACTGGCCCTGTGCGGCGATTACAACATTGCCCCGGACGACCGCGATGTGCACGACCCGGCACGCTGGGCCGACGGCATCCTCGTTTCGCCGCCCGAACGCGCCGCCTTCCAGCGCCTGCTCGATCTCGGCCTGAGCGACAGCTTCCGCCTCTTCGAACAACCGGAGAAAACCTTCTCATGGTGGGATTACCGCATGCTCGGTTTCCAGAAAAACCTCGGGCTGCGCATCGACCACATCCTGCTCTCGAAGCCTCTCGCCAAGCGCTGCACGGCAGCCGGTGTCGACCGCGCCCCACGCAAACTCGAACGCCCGTCCGACCACGCGCCGGTCTGGGCGACGCTCGGATGA
- a CDS encoding Crp/Fnr family transcriptional regulator, with translation MNATVDRSNVLKLYPALAGLPAARLDELIRPEAVMQLPAGTQVFAEHQPCQGFPLLIDGSIKVVKLAASGRELMLYRVVPGGSCIISSSCLLGHSDYNARGIAETPLTLLALPVASFAALMVEHAPFRDFVFHLFADRIGELMQLVEEVAFSRLDQRLAKLILARNADSLSVTHQQLADELGSVREIVSRLLKGFAAQGLVSLAREQLTVTDRAGLQKLATP, from the coding sequence ATGAATGCCACGGTCGACCGCAGCAATGTGCTGAAACTCTACCCGGCACTGGCCGGGCTGCCCGCCGCCCGGCTCGACGAACTGATCCGTCCCGAAGCCGTCATGCAGTTGCCAGCCGGCACCCAGGTCTTTGCCGAACATCAGCCCTGCCAGGGCTTCCCGCTGCTGATCGATGGCAGCATCAAGGTCGTCAAGCTGGCCGCCAGCGGGCGCGAACTGATGCTCTATCGCGTCGTGCCGGGCGGCTCCTGCATCATCAGTTCAAGCTGCCTGCTCGGTCACAGCGACTACAACGCGCGCGGCATTGCCGAAACACCGCTCACCTTGCTCGCCTTGCCGGTGGCCAGCTTTGCCGCCTTGATGGTCGAACACGCGCCGTTCCGAGATTTTGTTTTCCACCTTTTTGCCGACCGCATTGGTGAACTGATGCAACTGGTCGAAGAAGTCGCCTTCTCGCGGCTCGACCAGCGCCTGGCCAAGCTGATCCTGGCGCGCAATGCCGATTCGCTGAGCGTCACCCACCAGCAACTGGCCGACGAGCTGGGCAGCGTTCGCGAAATCGTCAGCCGCCTGCTCAAGGGCTTTGCCGCACAAGGACTGGTTTCTCTGGCCCGCGAGCAGTTGACCGTCACCGACCGGGCCGGCCTGCAAAAACTGGCGACTCCGTGA
- a CDS encoding peptidylprolyl isomerase: MHNSIRHLLLLITCLGSLLALPLSAAEEPKEADHIVAVVGDEVVTYFDLRTRLDSALKQLKKQGTPLPPQEELERQMLERLIMDRVQLQFAKESGMRVDDAQLDQAIGRIAANNKMTPQQFRQALEKDGIQYAKFREEIRSEMTMVRLREREVESKLVISDGEIDNYLANQAASGGSEEYQLAHILLRAPESASPEQLQKLRLRGEQALKRARAGENFAELTAAFSDAQDALQGGDLGWRLLDRMPALYAETASKLKPGEVSELLRSSAGFHIVKLLNKRGGSAPASVQQTRARHILIRINEIVSESEARRKLETVRERIVNGVDFAEQARLYSQDGSAAKGGELGWLNPGDTVPDFERAMDALKINEISPVIKSPFGMHLIQPLERRERDVSAERQRGAARQALRERKLDEAFQDWLRQLRDRAYVENRLEEK, encoded by the coding sequence ATGCACAATTCAATTCGTCATCTGCTTCTCCTGATCACTTGCCTGGGCAGCTTGCTGGCCTTGCCGCTCTCGGCGGCCGAAGAGCCCAAGGAAGCTGATCACATCGTGGCGGTCGTCGGTGATGAAGTCGTCACTTACTTTGACCTGCGCACGCGTCTTGATTCCGCCCTCAAGCAGCTCAAGAAGCAGGGCACGCCCTTGCCGCCGCAGGAGGAGCTTGAACGCCAGATGCTCGAGCGCCTGATCATGGATCGTGTCCAGCTCCAGTTCGCCAAGGAATCGGGCATGCGGGTCGATGATGCCCAGCTCGACCAGGCGATTGGCCGGATTGCCGCCAATAACAAGATGACGCCGCAGCAGTTCCGTCAGGCGCTGGAAAAGGATGGCATCCAGTACGCCAAGTTCCGCGAGGAAATTCGCAGCGAAATGACCATGGTCCGGCTGCGTGAACGTGAAGTCGAGAGCAAGCTGGTCATTTCCGATGGCGAGATCGATAACTACCTGGCCAACCAGGCAGCGTCGGGCGGCAGCGAGGAATATCAGCTGGCGCACATTCTGCTGCGGGCGCCCGAGTCGGCCAGTCCGGAACAGTTGCAAAAGCTGCGTTTGCGCGGCGAACAGGCTTTGAAGCGGGCGCGTGCCGGCGAGAATTTTGCCGAGCTGACCGCCGCTTTTTCCGATGCCCAGGATGCCCTGCAAGGTGGCGACCTTGGCTGGCGCTTGCTCGACCGCATGCCGGCGCTGTATGCCGAAACTGCCAGCAAGCTGAAACCCGGTGAAGTCAGCGAATTGCTGCGCTCCTCGGCCGGCTTTCATATCGTCAAGCTGCTCAACAAGCGTGGCGGCAGCGCCCCGGCTTCGGTGCAGCAGACCCGGGCGCGTCACATCCTGATCCGGATCAACGAGATTGTTTCCGAGTCGGAGGCCCGTCGCAAGCTGGAAACGGTGCGCGAGCGCATTGTGAACGGCGTTGATTTTGCCGAACAGGCACGCTTGTATTCGCAGGATGGCTCGGCGGCCAAGGGCGGTGAGCTTGGCTGGCTGAATCCAGGCGACACCGTGCCGGATTTCGAGCGCGCGATGGATGCGCTGAAAATCAATGAAATCAGCCCGGTCATCAAGTCGCCTTTCGGCATGCACCTGATTCAGCCCCTGGAACGGCGCGAGCGCGACGTTTCGGCCGAGCGTCAGCGTGGTGCGGCCCGTCAAGCCCTGCGCGAGCGCAAGCTGGACGAAGCTTTCCAGGATTGGCTGCGCCAGCTGCGTGACCGCGCCTACGTTGAAAACCGGCTCGAAGAGAAGTAA
- a CDS encoding DUF2892 domain-containing protein — protein sequence MKPNVGGLDKILRIAAGAGLIGATVAGLLPAWGYIGIVPLATGLIGWCPAYPLLGMNSCPMKKD from the coding sequence ATGAAACCGAATGTTGGCGGCCTCGACAAAATCCTTCGTATCGCAGCCGGTGCCGGCCTGATCGGCGCTACCGTTGCCGGCCTGCTGCCGGCCTGGGGCTACATCGGCATCGTCCCGCTCGCCACCGGCCTGATCGGCTGGTGCCCGGCCTACCCGCTGCTCGGCATGAATTCCTGCCCGATGAAAAAAGACTGA
- a CDS encoding glutaredoxin family protein: MRKLLILCLILGAAGASAQTYRWIDANGRTVFSDTPPPRTGAPVAKTEKATADDGLPFAVKKAAEAFPVTLFTTPECVDECKQARDLLNKRGVPFTERMVVKQEDHAELKQLVGDAFVPSLRVGKQPVRGFEANAYNNLLDLAGYPKTAPYGAKPAAVPGQ, from the coding sequence ATGCGCAAACTGTTGATCCTCTGCCTCATCCTCGGCGCAGCCGGTGCCAGCGCCCAGACTTACCGCTGGATCGATGCCAACGGCCGTACGGTTTTCAGCGACACGCCGCCGCCACGTACCGGCGCGCCGGTCGCCAAGACGGAGAAGGCCACGGCTGACGACGGCCTGCCATTTGCCGTCAAAAAAGCAGCCGAAGCTTTCCCGGTCACGCTGTTCACCACCCCGGAGTGTGTCGACGAATGCAAGCAGGCACGCGACCTGCTCAACAAGCGTGGCGTACCGTTCACCGAGCGCATGGTGGTCAAACAGGAAGATCACGCCGAACTGAAACAGTTGGTCGGCGATGCCTTCGTGCCTTCGTTGCGCGTCGGCAAACAACCGGTTCGCGGTTTCGAGGCTAACGCCTACAACAACCTGCTCGACCTGGCCGGCTACCCGAAAACCGCGCCCTACGGCGCCAAACCTGCGGCGGTACCCGGCCAATGA